Proteins from a single region of Roseofilum capinflatum BLCC-M114:
- a CDS encoding metallothionein, producing MATATQVKCACESCSCMVDEATGFKKNGQVYCSEACANGHPDGSGCGHHGCNCHK from the coding sequence ATGGCAACTGCAACCCAAGTCAAATGTGCTTGTGAGTCTTGTAGCTGTATGGTGGATGAGGCAACTGGGTTTAAGAAAAATGGCCAGGTTTATTGTAGTGAAGCTTGCGCCAATGGCCATCCTGACGGTTCAGGCTGTGGGCATCACGGATGTAATTGTCACAAATAA